One Belonocnema kinseyi isolate 2016_QV_RU_SX_M_011 chromosome 6, B_treatae_v1, whole genome shotgun sequence genomic region harbors:
- the LOC117174446 gene encoding uncharacterized protein LOC117174446 — protein MHRTPYTTRTTMEALLYPEERTPLFSPLSSTSNPQIQCFRAGLSILDQDQHPQPKIRTAVSEKLPQAEERKSAKVKFSPTELRLCRFQESSSKVRESRVQQPPKPGMSTYPSSFFLSHIRVTQD, from the exons GACCACGATGGAAGCCCTGTTGTATCCGGAAGAACGGACACCCCTGTTCAGCCCACTCTCGTCCACGTCGAACCCTCAGATTCAATGCTTCCGAGCTGGCCTCTCAATACTAGATCAGGATCAGCATCCGCAACCGAAAATTAGAACAGCCGTATCCGAGAAATTGCCCCAGGCAGAAGAAAGGAAATCGGCCAAAGTCAAGTTCTCTCCAACTGAATTGAGATTGTGCCGATTTCAAG AAAGCTCGTCGAAAGTTCGAGAGAGCAGGGTTCAGCAGCCGCCCAAGCCGGGAATGTCAACTTAtccaagttctttttttttatctcacatCAGAGTGACTCAGGACTAA